The following coding sequences lie in one Pseudomonas syringae CC1557 genomic window:
- a CDS encoding lipopolysaccharide kinase InaA family protein: protein MGLQSLKTPVVNSMQDEFSHFWNQRGEWVEEPNVRRGGESGVQRLIMDDGQMLYAKRQTGHIYRSLLHPLGRPTVLREREALEGLRKQGVVVPEVVYCGARRGDGNAWQALLVTGELVGFEEIEKWLDAGGRERHGELFYEHMLKEVAQTLARMHLGRWQHSCLYIKHIFVRVTGDGPDASVEVALLDLEKGRRRVTAYGAAQHDMKQLRRHSSFSTADWQKLVYFYQVAFGSSIKGLES from the coding sequence ATGGGTTTGCAGTCCTTGAAAACGCCAGTTGTAAACTCGATGCAGGATGAGTTCAGCCATTTCTGGAACCAGCGCGGCGAATGGGTTGAAGAGCCTAATGTGCGCCGTGGCGGAGAGAGTGGTGTACAGCGGCTAATCATGGACGACGGCCAGATGCTTTATGCCAAACGCCAGACAGGCCATATCTATCGCAGCCTGCTGCATCCGCTTGGTCGTCCGACTGTCTTGCGTGAGCGCGAGGCACTCGAAGGGCTGCGCAAGCAGGGTGTTGTTGTGCCGGAAGTGGTGTATTGCGGCGCCAGGCGTGGCGATGGCAATGCCTGGCAGGCATTGTTGGTTACTGGTGAACTGGTGGGTTTCGAGGAAATCGAGAAGTGGCTCGATGCAGGAGGACGAGAGCGCCATGGCGAGCTTTTTTATGAGCATATGCTCAAGGAAGTGGCCCAAACCCTGGCGCGCATGCACCTCGGCCGCTGGCAACACAGCTGTCTGTACATCAAGCACATTTTTGTTCGGGTGACAGGTGACGGTCCTGACGCCAGCGTAGAGGTTGCCTTGCTTGATCTGGAGAAAGGCCGCCGTCGCGTCACCGCCTACGGTGCTGCCCAACACGACATGAAACAGCTGAGACGCCATTCGTCATTCAGCACCGCAGACTGGCAGAAACTGGTCTACTTTTACCAAGTGGCATTTGGCAGTTCCATCAAAGGTTTAGAGTCATGA
- a CDS encoding DUF1513 domain-containing protein, which yields MLRRQATALAKWLPSARMLGGWMLFRQKDQGPLLLSARDDADGRHYAVGYRLDGKQVFATQVGQRCHDIINHPSLPLAVFIARRPGTESYLIDLRNGSLLQTITSQTDRHFYGHAVIHRDGEWLYATENDTSDPGRGLLGIYRFVGERLEYSGEISTHGIGPHQVSWMPDGETLVVANGGIRTEAESRVEMNLNAMQPSLVLMQRDGTLLSKETLSQQMNSVRHMGIAADGTIVASQQFMGASHELAELLAIKRPGQPFQAFPVAEEQLRAMAHYTASVAVHSELRLVALTAPRGNRFFIWDLDSGALKLDAPLPDCAGVGAVADGFVVTSGQGRCRFYDCRKTGLLAEPLNLPAGLWDNHLHVA from the coding sequence ATGTTGCGACGTCAGGCCACGGCCCTCGCCAAATGGTTACCCAGTGCTCGCATGCTGGGTGGCTGGATGTTGTTCAGGCAAAAGGATCAGGGCCCCCTGCTGCTTTCCGCGCGTGACGATGCCGACGGTCGGCATTACGCGGTGGGTTACCGGCTTGACGGCAAGCAGGTGTTCGCCACACAGGTCGGCCAGCGCTGTCACGACATCATCAACCATCCGAGCCTGCCGCTGGCGGTGTTCATCGCGCGTCGTCCAGGGACCGAAAGCTATCTGATCGACCTGCGCAACGGCAGCCTGCTGCAAACCATCACGTCACAGACTGATCGTCACTTTTATGGCCATGCCGTGATCCATCGCGACGGCGAGTGGCTTTACGCTACGGAAAACGACACGAGCGATCCAGGCCGCGGTCTGCTGGGCATCTATCGGTTTGTCGGTGAGCGACTGGAGTATTCGGGCGAAATCTCTACGCACGGCATTGGCCCGCATCAAGTGTCCTGGATGCCGGACGGCGAGACACTGGTCGTCGCCAACGGTGGCATTCGTACCGAAGCGGAAAGCCGCGTGGAAATGAACCTCAATGCCATGCAGCCCAGTCTGGTGTTGATGCAGCGCGACGGGACGTTGCTGAGCAAGGAAACCCTTTCGCAGCAGATGAACAGCGTGCGCCATATGGGCATCGCCGCTGACGGCACAATCGTTGCCAGTCAGCAATTCATGGGCGCCAGCCATGAGCTGGCCGAGCTGCTGGCAATCAAGCGTCCGGGCCAGCCGTTCCAGGCGTTTCCGGTGGCAGAAGAACAACTTCGCGCAATGGCTCACTACACGGCCAGCGTCGCAGTGCACAGTGAGCTGCGACTGGTGGCCCTCACCGCACCGCGTGGCAATCGGTTTTTCATCTGGGATCTGGACAGCGGCGCATTGAAGCTGGATGCACCGTTACCGGACTGCGCGGGCGTAGGTGCAGTAGCAGATGGCTTTGTGGTGACGTCAGGCCAGGGTCGTTGCCGATTCTACGATTGCCGTAAAACCGGGTTGCTGGCCGAGCCTCTGAATTTGCCCGCAGGGCTCTGGGACAACCACCTGCATGTGGCATAG